One part of the Neisseria zalophi genome encodes these proteins:
- a CDS encoding RICIN domain-containing protein — protein sequence MKPAAIFLLIPAFILGGCASDMNQTQSSAKGSQAISYDYHIRTAAGKCLELRDNRQQIVTANCGDKSSQRFAISGNDIRIEGMCLTTSGTGKNKGRRLSVQQCRPSVAQQWYREGQTIRSRLNGRCLEATGKTGTPVRLAASCSNKRSRHFSFTR from the coding sequence ATGAAACCGGCAGCTATTTTTCTGCTTATTCCCGCCTTTATTCTTGGTGGTTGCGCGTCAGATATGAATCAAACTCAGTCTTCTGCTAAAGGTTCTCAAGCAATATCTTATGATTACCATATCCGTACGGCAGCTGGAAAGTGTCTTGAGTTGAGAGATAATCGTCAACAAATCGTTACGGCAAATTGTGGTGATAAAAGTAGCCAACGGTTTGCCATATCGGGTAATGATATCCGCATTGAGGGTATGTGCCTTACAACCAGCGGAACCGGTAAAAACAAAGGGCGCCGATTATCGGTACAGCAGTGTAGACCTAGTGTGGCACAACAATGGTATCGTGAAGGCCAAACCATACGCAGCAGATTAAACGGCAGATGCTTGGAGGCGACGGGTAAAACTGGTACGCCGGTACGATTGGCCGCATCTTGTAGCAATAAACGTAGCAGGCATTTTTCGTTTACTCGTTAA
- a CDS encoding class I SAM-dependent methyltransferase, whose product MTDITSFANRLGKNIKHYLKWARRQNIEAWRMYDRDIPQFPFAIDVYGSHIHLQEYDTGWQMQPEEYEAWLAEVLEAISFVTGFPPDHIHFKRRERQKGTKQYLKTGKVGADFTITENGRKFWINLDKYLDTGLFLDHRNTRRKVGEIAAGKRFLNLFSYTGSFTVYAATGGAVSSETVDLSNTYLDWARRNFALNHIDEAKHEIIRADVFQYLQTAYSEGKQFDLIVMDPPSFSNSKKMPDILDIQRDHGKLINGAMRLLASDGLMFFSNNLRSFELDAELMDKFAVKDISKQSVPEDFRNKKIHQCWEITWY is encoded by the coding sequence ATGACCGACATTACTTCTTTTGCCAACCGGTTGGGCAAAAATATCAAACATTATCTGAAATGGGCACGCCGTCAGAATATAGAGGCATGGCGTATGTATGACCGTGATATTCCGCAATTTCCTTTCGCTATCGATGTATATGGCAGCCATATCCACTTGCAGGAATATGATACCGGTTGGCAGATGCAGCCTGAAGAATATGAAGCATGGCTGGCAGAAGTTTTGGAGGCTATTTCGTTTGTGACCGGTTTCCCGCCGGATCATATCCATTTCAAACGCCGCGAGCGCCAAAAAGGCACGAAGCAATATTTGAAAACGGGCAAAGTGGGAGCGGATTTTACAATCACTGAAAATGGGCGGAAATTTTGGATTAATCTGGATAAATATCTGGATACCGGCCTTTTTCTCGATCACCGCAACACACGCCGTAAAGTGGGTGAGATAGCAGCCGGTAAGCGTTTCTTAAATCTATTTTCTTATACCGGCAGCTTCACCGTATATGCGGCAACCGGTGGTGCAGTAAGCAGTGAAACGGTGGATTTATCGAATACCTATTTGGATTGGGCGCGGCGTAATTTTGCATTGAATCATATTGATGAGGCCAAGCACGAAATTATTCGTGCCGATGTGTTCCAATATCTTCAGACGGCCTATTCGGAAGGTAAACAGTTTGATTTGATTGTGATGGATCCGCCGAGCTTTTCTAATAGTAAAAAAATGCCGGATATTTTAGATATTCAGCGCGATCACGGTAAATTAATAAATGGTGCGATGCGTTTGCTGGCTTCAGACGGCCTGATGTTTTTTTCCAATAATTTGCGCAGCTTCGAATTGGATGCTGAATTGATGGATAAGTTTGCGGTAAAAGATATTTCTAAACAATCGGTGCCTGAAGATTTCCGTAATAAAAAAATCCATCAATGCTGGGAAATAACATGGTATTAA